GCGGCGACAAGTTAAAAGTAGCTATGGTAACAGACTCAGGTACTATTGATGACAAGTCATTCAACCAAGGGACTTGGGAAGGTATCTTAAGATACGAAGAAGAAAAAGGTACTATTGAGAAGCAATATGTTCAACCTAATGGTGAACAACACACTGATTACGTACAAGCAATTGATGCTCTTGTAGAAGGTGGTTATCAAGTTATCGTAACTCCAGGTTTTAAATTTGAAACAGCTATTTATGAAGTTGCTTCAAAATACCCAGAAGTTAAATTTATCTTAATTGATGGTTCTCCAAAGAACGAAAACTTCGAAGAAGGTAAATTTGATAACGTAGTATCTGTATTCTTTAACGAGCATGAAGCTGGTTTCTTAGCAGGTGTTTCTGCTGCACTTTCATCTGAAACTGGTAAATTAGGTTTTATCGGTGGTATGGAAATCCCTCCAGTACAAAAATTTGGTTGGGGTTATCAAGCAGGTGTTGCTTATGCAAATGCTAATTTAGGAACAAGTGCTGAAATCGTTGATTATATCTACCAAGGTACTTTCAATGACGTTGCAGCTGGTCAAGTATTAGCAGCTGGTATGTATGACAAAGGCGTAGACATCATCTTCCATGCAGCTGGTGGTGTAGGCGTTGGTGTATTCAACGAAGCAAAAGAAAGAGCTACTAATGGTCAATCAGTTTATGTAGTAGGTGTAGATGCTGATAAATTTAATCAAGGTATCTATGATGAAGGATCAGAAGCTTCAGTTACTTTAACATCTGCTCTTAAAAAAGTTGACGTAGCTGCTTACAACAATATTGATGCAGCAATCAATGATGAGTTCCCAGGTGGAGAAACAATTGTATTAGCATTAGCTGATGCAGGTGTTGGTATACCAGCTGAGAATCCAAACATGAGTGATGATGCTGTTAAAACTGTTGATGAAGCTGCAAAAGCAGTTTTAAATGGTGAAGTTGTTGTTCCAGCAACTGAAGAAGATTTAGCTGTTT
This is a stretch of genomic DNA from Vallitalea okinawensis. It encodes these proteins:
- a CDS encoding BMP family lipoprotein yields the protein MKKLLSLILVVVLSVSVIFTGCGAENGAGGDKLKVAMVTDSGTIDDKSFNQGTWEGILRYEEEKGTIEKQYVQPNGEQHTDYVQAIDALVEGGYQVIVTPGFKFETAIYEVASKYPEVKFILIDGSPKNENFEEGKFDNVVSVFFNEHEAGFLAGVSAALSSETGKLGFIGGMEIPPVQKFGWGYQAGVAYANANLGTSAEIVDYIYQGTFNDVAAGQVLAAGMYDKGVDIIFHAAGGVGVGVFNEAKERATNGQSVYVVGVDADKFNQGIYDEGSEASVTLTSALKKVDVAAYNNIDAAINDEFPGGETIVLALADAGVGIPAENPNMSDDAVKTVDEAAKAVLNGEVVVPATEEDLAVFLEGNFTLK